DNA from Mycobacterium sp. SMC-8:
GTCTCGCGGCCGTCGCGATCGTCGTCGGCGTGGTCTTCGTCGAGCAGGGTCAACGCCGTATCCCGGTCCAGTACGCCAAGCGCATGGTGGGCCGCAAGATGTACGGCGGCACGTCGACCTACCTGCCGTTGAAGGTCAACCAGGCCGGCGTCATCCCGGTCATCTTCGCGTCGTCGCTGATCTACATCCCGCACCTGATCACCCAGCTGATCACCAGCGCCAGCGACACCCCGAGCACCGGGTGGTGGCAGACCTTCGTCGCTGAGTACCTGACCGACCCGAGCAGCCCGGTCTACATAGCGATCTACTTCGGCCTGATCGTGTTCTTCACCTACTTCTACGTGTCGATCACGTTCAACCCCGAGGAACGCGCCGACGAGATGAAGAAGTACGGCGGCTTCATCCCCGGCATCCGCCCGGGCAAGCCGACCGCCGACTACCTGCGGTTCGTGCTGTCTCGCATTACGCTGCCGGGCTCGATTTACCTCGGCATCATCGCCGTGCTGCCGAACCTGTTCCTTGAGATCGGCAACACCGGTTCGGTGCAGAACCTGCCGTTCGGAGGTACCGCCGTCCTCATCGCCGTGGGCGTCGCGCTCGACACCGTCAAGCAAATCGAAAGCCAGCTCATGCAGCGCAACTATGAAGGGTTCCTCAAGTGAGAATCGTGTTGTTGGGACCGCCCGGCGCGGGCAAGGGTACGCAGGCCGCGAAGCTGGCGGAGAAGCTCGGCATCCCGCACATCTCGACCGGCGATCTGTTCCGTCACAACATCAGCAACAACACCGAGCTGGGCATCGAGGCCAAGAAGTATCTCGACGCCGGAGACCTGGTCCCGGCCACGCTCACCAACGCGCTGGTCGACGACCGCCTCGACGACGAGGACGCCAAGCAGGGCTTCATCCTCGACGGCTTCCCGCGCTCGGTGGAGCAGGCCAAGGCCCTTGCCGAGATGCTGGAGAAGCGCGGCCAGGCGCTCGACGCGGTGGTCGAGTTCCGGGTCCCGGAGGAGGAACTGGTCTCCCGTCTGAAGGGCCGCGGTCGCGCCGACGACACCGAGGACGTGATCCGCAACCGGTTCAAGGTCTACCGGGACGAGACCGCGCCGCTGCTGGACTACTACTCCGCCGACCTCAAGACCGTCGACGCCGTCGGCGAGCTCGACAAGGTCTTCGAGCGGGCGCTCACCGCGCTCGGCCGCTGAATGGTCTCCATTCCCGGGCTCCGCAGCCGCAAGGTCGTTCCCCAGCGCACCGCCGGTGAGCTGGACGCGATGGCCGCCGCCGGCGCGCTGGTCGCCGCCGCCCTGCGCGCGGTGCGGGCCGCGGCCGCGCCGGGCGTGTCCACGCTCGAGCTCGACGCCGTCGCCGAATCAGTGATCCGGGACGGCGGAGGTGTTCCGTCCTTCCTCGGCTACCACGGCTTCCCGGCGTCGATCTGCGCGTCGGTGAACGACCGCGTGGTGCACGGCATCCCGACCGCTGACGAGAAGCTGGCCGCCGGGGATCTGGTGTCGATCGACTGCGGCGCCATCCTCGACGGCTGGCACGGCGACTCCGCGGTCACGTTCGGCGTCGGCGACGTCATCGCCGTCGACGATGCGCTGTCGGCCGCC
Protein-coding regions in this window:
- a CDS encoding adenylate kinase, whose translation is MRIVLLGPPGAGKGTQAAKLAEKLGIPHISTGDLFRHNISNNTELGIEAKKYLDAGDLVPATLTNALVDDRLDDEDAKQGFILDGFPRSVEQAKALAEMLEKRGQALDAVVEFRVPEEELVSRLKGRGRADDTEDVIRNRFKVYRDETAPLLDYYSADLKTVDAVGELDKVFERALTALGR
- the map gene encoding type I methionyl aminopeptidase, yielding MVSIPGLRSRKVVPQRTAGELDAMAAAGALVAAALRAVRAAAAPGVSTLELDAVAESVIRDGGGVPSFLGYHGFPASICASVNDRVVHGIPTADEKLAAGDLVSIDCGAILDGWHGDSAVTFGVGDVIAVDDALSAATRESMEAGIAAMVPGNRLTDVSHAIEQGTRAAAKRHGRTFGIVAGYGGHGIGREMHMDPFLPNEGSPGRGPYLAPGSVLAIEPMLTLGTSKTIVLDDGWTVVTADGSRAAHWEHTVAVTDDGPRILTA